A single window of Nasonia vitripennis strain AsymCx chromosome 4, Nvit_psr_1.1, whole genome shotgun sequence DNA harbors:
- the LOC100123600 gene encoding delta(14)-sterol reductase TM7SF2, giving the protein MKFSEGDQVLAKLPSSDDYEKAKIINVRGSKYKVLFKRGEEHTLGQADVKAARTSRSQTRTRARGGKSPSRKSPGRRSPARKSPARSPTLVRKLPVRSARQAKISIARLDMPKDNSSDTDRTEGSESVADDFNEQPVQSRLRELGPITRRSIRIMSSTSKAEHEQKLLMLNRSPDRAVSLPVERKSTSALEGKERGFSVQRDEDLLKSNDYVEDTDAGSDAKNKDIDFLSKPQEWGGWIGALFLLVLLTAGTLLLQLACSNDHCSTKTIRIPRYKEWKLFLDLDAFLLYTGFVFFIAIISVLPIGRLVDGQQTKTGRLQYRINGIWALILSIAAFGGCIHQGYDIGDFLLKKSLPMSVVGLGYGALLAVILYAKGGRAPVANLNMFGSTHNIIYDFWQGREVNPRVGPLDIKLLLFRTGLIGATIINLAAIVKIVKEAEFLELSNLNLAALIVASLQIVYLLDSLIFESTFVTTFEIMYEGTGYMLTVEYLIYPYLATITTRYLLIHKVHQSVYLLSLFVVSFFVGYVIYRASNSQKDQFRKNPFSPSLSHLETIPTKRGKRLIVSGLWGHVRHPNYLGDILMHCSMACLSFATDILPYVLALQVTLLLIYRALRDNARCKKRYGYAWEQYCSRVKYMILNRVF; this is encoded by the exons ATGAAGTTCTCGGAGGGCGACCAGGTCCTCGCCAAGTTGCCGAGCAGCGACGACTACGAGAAGGCCAAGATCATCAATGTCAGGGGCAGCAAGTACAAAGTTTTGTTCAAGCGAGGAGAGGAGCACACCCTCGGCCAGGCCGACGTCAAG GCTGCAAGGACCTCCAGAAGCCAGACCAGGACCAGGGCACGCGGGGGAAAAAGTCCCTCCAGAAAATCTCCAGGCAGGAGATCTCCTGCACGCAAGTCCCCTGCAAGATCGCCCACACTAGTGAGAAAATTGCCCGTGCGCAGTGCCAGGCAAGCCAAAATATCCATTGCCAGATTAGACATGCCAAAAG ATAACTCTAGCGATACGGATAGAACTGAGGGATCGGAAAGTGTGGCGGATGACTTTAACGAACAACCTGTTCAGTCTAGATTAAGAGAGCTTGGACCCATTACTCGACGCTCCATTCGCATCATGTCGAGCACCTCTAAAGCAGAACACGAACAGAAATTGTTAATGCTGAACAGAAGCCCTGACCGAGCAGTATCCCTTCCGGTAGAAAGAAAATCTACTTCTGCGCTCGAAGGCAAAGAGCGAGGATTCTCTGTTCAAAGAGATGAG GACCTGTTAAAATCAAACGACTACGTAGAGGATACAGATGCAGGATCTGATGCTAAGAATAAAGACATTGATTTTCTAAGCAAACCACAAGAGTGGGGCGGTTGGATTGGAGCACTGTTTCTCCTAGTGCTCTTAACTGCTGGTACTCTTTTACTGCAATTAGCTTGTTCGAATGATCATTGCAGTACCAAGACTATTCGCATTCCAAGATACAAAGAATGGAAACTCTTTTTGGATCTTGATGCATTTTTACTGTACACTGGATTTGTGTTTTTCATAGCCATCATCTCTGTACTACCCATTGGTAGGCTAGTCGATGGCCAGCAAACTAAAACTGGAAGACTGCAGTACAGAATAAATG GAATATGGGCTTTGATCCTATCCATAGCTGCATTCGGAGGATGCATACATCAAGGCTATGACATTGGTGACTTTTTGCTGAAAAAATCTCTTCCCATGTCTGTAGTGGGATTGGGTTATGGAGCTCTGTTGGCTGTAATTCTGTATGCCAAGGGTGGTAGAGCACCTGTAGCTAATCTCAACATGTTTGGCTCTACCCACAATATCATCTACGACTTTTGGCAAGGCAGAGAAGTGAATCCACGTGTAGGACCTTTAGATATCAAACTGTTGCTCTTTCGCACCGGTTTGATAGGAGCG ACAATAATCAATTTGGCAGCTATAGTGAAAATTGTCAAAGAAGCCGAATTTTTGGAATTAAGTAATCTCAATCTTGCTGCTCTGATAGTGGCATCTTTGCAAATTGTCTACTTATTAGACAGCCTCATTTTTGAGTCTACGTTTGTCACGACTTTTGAAATAATGTACGAAGGGACGGGATACATGTTGACAGTTGAATACTTGATATATCCGTATTTGGCGACCATTACAACGAGATATTTACTAATTCATAA AGTTCACCAATCTGTATATCTATTGAGTTTGTTCGTCGTTAGCTTCTTTGTTGGATATGTAATCTACAGGGCGAGCAATTCTCAAAAAGATCAGTTTAGAAAAAATCCGTTTTCACCTTCTCTATCAC ATTTGGAGACGATACCAACGAAACGAGGCAAGCGATTAATTGTATCAGGACTTTGGGGACACGTAAGGCATCCGAACTATCTTGGGGATATCCTGATGCACTGTTCAATGGCTTGCTTGAGCTTCGCCACGGACATTTTGCCTTACGTTCTCGCTCTTCAAGTTACACTGCTACTCATTTATCGAGCATTGAGGGACAATGCCCGCTGTAAAAAGCGTTATGGATACGCTTGGGAACAATATTGCTCGCGCGTTAAATACATGATTCTTAATCgggtattttaa
- the LOC100114865 gene encoding proteasome assembly chaperone 1, which translates to MASFFGEIIYPQSRAFWLRDDDDDEEIDEENSLKIKLITNWTEPEPSEFEKFLIVDGEMMTGFVTRAILGGAKIICTIRCEDKKTSSKIYFINGLYICIVDKELNLAHAGQFTGAIAPLLSKSKSIIALTSDHMSYYKSEEGVSSASILNCLYSSKARNHKNLKVPTLSIPNFVTGVCAGVLSYSEIADLHCIMYILYTDTFTLDSKNAHPLLELFSDLLGKTLPNFVAGGSSFFNKGNLYM; encoded by the exons ATGGCTAGTTTTTTTGGAGAAATTATATACCCCCAATCGAGAGCCTTTTGGCTTCGagatgacgacgatgatgaaGAAATCGATGAAGAAAACTCGTTAAAAAT AAAATTGATAACAAATTGGACCGAACCAGAGCCGtctgaatttgaaaaatttttgattgttgatggagaaatgatgactg GCTTTGTCACACGAGCCATACTTGGAGGTGCCAAGATTATTTGTACGATAAGatgcgaggataaaaaaaCTAGcagcaaaatttattttatcaatggATTATATATTTGCATTGTTGATAAAGAGCTCAATTTGGCACATGCTGGTCAATTCACAGGAGCa atTGCCCCTTTATTGTCCAAATCAAAAAGTATAATTGCCTTGACATCTGATCACATGTCATACTACAAAAGTGAAGAAGGAGTTAGTTCAGCATCCATATTAAATTGTTTGTACTCTTCAAAAGCAAGAAATCATAAGAATTTGAAAGTGCCTACTTTAAGCATACCTAATTTTGTAACTGGTGTATGTGCTGGAG tattatCCTACTCGGAAATAGCTGATTTGCATTGCATTATGTACATACTATACACCGATACATTCACATTAGATTCCAAAAATGCACATCCACTCCTAGAGCtattttcagatttattaGGTAAAACTCTTCCTAATTTCGTAGCTGGAGGATCaagcttttttaataaagGAAATTTGTACATGTAA
- the LOC100123595 gene encoding cyclin-K isoform X1 — translation MVISSKEAVIIPLMDEKWTRNNSTNKHCQLQVDYKMPCWYYEKKELRNTPSIQDGIDYETECRYRKEGARFIIDVGTKMDLGYNTMATGVVYFHRFYMFHSFKTFPRYVTACCCLFLAGKVEETPKKCKDIIKTAKTLLTDQKFATFGEDPKEEVMTLERILLQTIKFDLQVEHPYSYLLKYAKCLRGDKNKLQKMVQMAWTFVNDSLCTTLSLQWEPEIIAVALMYLAGKLSKFDVVDWNGRQSKHLRWWDMFVEDVTMDLLEDICHQVLDLYSQANSAKTPESPPMTPSNEPSRDRPTAPPSIMDSASSTPNAGTPVKIPKTDSVSISANGCAPMDVPDATKPMDMPSHFPPYSAAFAQGNSSFPPVFPPANITVPPPPVNHIVPPMHMNVPPGPIRPSPAPGPGQVPPPFHQHGPYPYPPNANYFPGGASGPPPNPRYYPPQS, via the exons ATGGTGATCAGCTCGAAAGAGGCAGTAATAATCCCACTCATGGATGAAAAATGGACTCGCAACAATTCAACGAATAAACATTGTCAGTTGCAGGTAGACTATAAAATGCCTTGCTGGTACTACGAAAAGAAAGAGCTCCGTAATACACCTTCCATTCAGGATGGAATTGACTATGAAACAGAGTGTAGATACAGAAAAGAAGGTGCACGATTCATCATTGATGTTGGCACAAAAATGGACCTTGGTTATAACACCATGGCCACCGGTGTTGTGTACTTTCACAGATTTTACATGTTTCACTCCTTCAAAACATTTCCTCGATAC GTGACTGCGTGCTGTTGTTTATTTCTGGCTGGCAAGGTAGAGGAGACGcctaaaaaatgtaaagacATCATTAAGACTGCAAAGACCCTGCTTACCGATCAAAAATTTGCAACTTTTGGGGAAGATCCAAAAGAAGAAGTGATGACATTAGAAAGGATTTTATTGCAAACCATTAAATTTGATTTGCAAGTTGAGCATCCTTACAGttatttgttaaaatatgcCAAATGTCTCAGAG GGGATAAAAATAAACTGCAGAAGATGGTCCAAATGGCATGGACATTTGTTAACGACAG CTTATGCACTACTTTATCACTTCAATGGGAGCCAGAAATTATAGCTGTCGCTCTTATGTATTTGGCAGGAAAGCTAAGTAAATTTGACGTCGTCGATTGGAATGGCAGGCAATCAAAGCATTTGAGATGGTGGGATATGTTTGTTGAAGATGTAACCATGGATTTGTTGGaag ATATTTGCCATCAAGTCTTGGATTTATATTCCCAAGCAAATAGTGCAAAAACTCCGGAATCACCACCAATGACGCCATCTAATGAGCCTTCCAGAGATCGACCCACAGCACCACCATCCATCATGGATTCCGCTTCGAGCACACCTAATG CTGGAACTCCGGTGAAAATTCCAAAAACTGACTCTGTGTCTATTTCTGCAAATGGATGTGCACCCATGGATGTGCCAGACGCAACAAAACCTATGGATATGCCGAGTCACTTTCCACCATATTCAGCTGCATTTGCCCAAGGGAATTCATCCTTTCCACCTGTCTTTCCACCTGCTAATATAACAGTACCACCACCACCTGTAAATCATATAGTGCCACCAATGCACATGAATGTTCCTCCAGGACCCATTCGTCCATCACCAGCTCCGGGACCTGGACAAGTACCACCACCATTTCATCAACATGGCCCATATCCGTATCCACCAAATGCAAACTACTTTCCAGGTGGTGCATCAGGACCTCCGCCAAATCCAAGATACTATCCACCTCAATCGTAA
- the LOC100123595 gene encoding cyclin-K isoform X2, with protein sequence MLQVDYKMPCWYYEKKELRNTPSIQDGIDYETECRYRKEGARFIIDVGTKMDLGYNTMATGVVYFHRFYMFHSFKTFPRYVTACCCLFLAGKVEETPKKCKDIIKTAKTLLTDQKFATFGEDPKEEVMTLERILLQTIKFDLQVEHPYSYLLKYAKCLRGDKNKLQKMVQMAWTFVNDSLCTTLSLQWEPEIIAVALMYLAGKLSKFDVVDWNGRQSKHLRWWDMFVEDVTMDLLEDICHQVLDLYSQANSAKTPESPPMTPSNEPSRDRPTAPPSIMDSASSTPNAGTPVKIPKTDSVSISANGCAPMDVPDATKPMDMPSHFPPYSAAFAQGNSSFPPVFPPANITVPPPPVNHIVPPMHMNVPPGPIRPSPAPGPGQVPPPFHQHGPYPYPPNANYFPGGASGPPPNPRYYPPQS encoded by the exons ATG TTGCAGGTAGACTATAAAATGCCTTGCTGGTACTACGAAAAGAAAGAGCTCCGTAATACACCTTCCATTCAGGATGGAATTGACTATGAAACAGAGTGTAGATACAGAAAAGAAGGTGCACGATTCATCATTGATGTTGGCACAAAAATGGACCTTGGTTATAACACCATGGCCACCGGTGTTGTGTACTTTCACAGATTTTACATGTTTCACTCCTTCAAAACATTTCCTCGATAC GTGACTGCGTGCTGTTGTTTATTTCTGGCTGGCAAGGTAGAGGAGACGcctaaaaaatgtaaagacATCATTAAGACTGCAAAGACCCTGCTTACCGATCAAAAATTTGCAACTTTTGGGGAAGATCCAAAAGAAGAAGTGATGACATTAGAAAGGATTTTATTGCAAACCATTAAATTTGATTTGCAAGTTGAGCATCCTTACAGttatttgttaaaatatgcCAAATGTCTCAGAG GGGATAAAAATAAACTGCAGAAGATGGTCCAAATGGCATGGACATTTGTTAACGACAG CTTATGCACTACTTTATCACTTCAATGGGAGCCAGAAATTATAGCTGTCGCTCTTATGTATTTGGCAGGAAAGCTAAGTAAATTTGACGTCGTCGATTGGAATGGCAGGCAATCAAAGCATTTGAGATGGTGGGATATGTTTGTTGAAGATGTAACCATGGATTTGTTGGaag ATATTTGCCATCAAGTCTTGGATTTATATTCCCAAGCAAATAGTGCAAAAACTCCGGAATCACCACCAATGACGCCATCTAATGAGCCTTCCAGAGATCGACCCACAGCACCACCATCCATCATGGATTCCGCTTCGAGCACACCTAATG CTGGAACTCCGGTGAAAATTCCAAAAACTGACTCTGTGTCTATTTCTGCAAATGGATGTGCACCCATGGATGTGCCAGACGCAACAAAACCTATGGATATGCCGAGTCACTTTCCACCATATTCAGCTGCATTTGCCCAAGGGAATTCATCCTTTCCACCTGTCTTTCCACCTGCTAATATAACAGTACCACCACCACCTGTAAATCATATAGTGCCACCAATGCACATGAATGTTCCTCCAGGACCCATTCGTCCATCACCAGCTCCGGGACCTGGACAAGTACCACCACCATTTCATCAACATGGCCCATATCCGTATCCACCAAATGCAAACTACTTTCCAGGTGGTGCATCAGGACCTCCGCCAAATCCAAGATACTATCCACCTCAATCGTAA
- the LOC100123595 gene encoding cyclin-K isoform X3 produces MVDYKMPCWYYEKKELRNTPSIQDGIDYETECRYRKEGARFIIDVGTKMDLGYNTMATGVVYFHRFYMFHSFKTFPRYVTACCCLFLAGKVEETPKKCKDIIKTAKTLLTDQKFATFGEDPKEEVMTLERILLQTIKFDLQVEHPYSYLLKYAKCLRGDKNKLQKMVQMAWTFVNDSLCTTLSLQWEPEIIAVALMYLAGKLSKFDVVDWNGRQSKHLRWWDMFVEDVTMDLLEDICHQVLDLYSQANSAKTPESPPMTPSNEPSRDRPTAPPSIMDSASSTPNAGTPVKIPKTDSVSISANGCAPMDVPDATKPMDMPSHFPPYSAAFAQGNSSFPPVFPPANITVPPPPVNHIVPPMHMNVPPGPIRPSPAPGPGQVPPPFHQHGPYPYPPNANYFPGGASGPPPNPRYYPPQS; encoded by the exons ATG GTAGACTATAAAATGCCTTGCTGGTACTACGAAAAGAAAGAGCTCCGTAATACACCTTCCATTCAGGATGGAATTGACTATGAAACAGAGTGTAGATACAGAAAAGAAGGTGCACGATTCATCATTGATGTTGGCACAAAAATGGACCTTGGTTATAACACCATGGCCACCGGTGTTGTGTACTTTCACAGATTTTACATGTTTCACTCCTTCAAAACATTTCCTCGATAC GTGACTGCGTGCTGTTGTTTATTTCTGGCTGGCAAGGTAGAGGAGACGcctaaaaaatgtaaagacATCATTAAGACTGCAAAGACCCTGCTTACCGATCAAAAATTTGCAACTTTTGGGGAAGATCCAAAAGAAGAAGTGATGACATTAGAAAGGATTTTATTGCAAACCATTAAATTTGATTTGCAAGTTGAGCATCCTTACAGttatttgttaaaatatgcCAAATGTCTCAGAG GGGATAAAAATAAACTGCAGAAGATGGTCCAAATGGCATGGACATTTGTTAACGACAG CTTATGCACTACTTTATCACTTCAATGGGAGCCAGAAATTATAGCTGTCGCTCTTATGTATTTGGCAGGAAAGCTAAGTAAATTTGACGTCGTCGATTGGAATGGCAGGCAATCAAAGCATTTGAGATGGTGGGATATGTTTGTTGAAGATGTAACCATGGATTTGTTGGaag ATATTTGCCATCAAGTCTTGGATTTATATTCCCAAGCAAATAGTGCAAAAACTCCGGAATCACCACCAATGACGCCATCTAATGAGCCTTCCAGAGATCGACCCACAGCACCACCATCCATCATGGATTCCGCTTCGAGCACACCTAATG CTGGAACTCCGGTGAAAATTCCAAAAACTGACTCTGTGTCTATTTCTGCAAATGGATGTGCACCCATGGATGTGCCAGACGCAACAAAACCTATGGATATGCCGAGTCACTTTCCACCATATTCAGCTGCATTTGCCCAAGGGAATTCATCCTTTCCACCTGTCTTTCCACCTGCTAATATAACAGTACCACCACCACCTGTAAATCATATAGTGCCACCAATGCACATGAATGTTCCTCCAGGACCCATTCGTCCATCACCAGCTCCGGGACCTGGACAAGTACCACCACCATTTCATCAACATGGCCCATATCCGTATCCACCAAATGCAAACTACTTTCCAGGTGGTGCATCAGGACCTCCGCCAAATCCAAGATACTATCCACCTCAATCGTAA
- the LOC103316975 gene encoding uncharacterized protein LOC103316975, translating into MRPRRGFTKAELVAALSELHGLQPSRRFRRQVALALRRGLDYGILAKSGNEYRFDPVEGSARRTRQRRRKEARPGVPRPTVPPPPDLRPKPRDLTREPFRVIRHRRPGPRR; encoded by the exons ATGAGGCCGCGCCGGGGCTTCACGAAGGCCGAGCTCGTGGCCGCGCTGAGCGAGCTGCACGGGCTGCAGCCGAGCCGGCGCTTCCGTCGGCAGGTCGCGCTGGCCCTGCGCCGCGGGCTCGACTACGGCATCCTCGCCAAGAGCGGCAACGAGTACAG GTTCGACCCGGTGGAGGGCTCCGCGCGGCGAACGAGGCAACGCAGGCGCAAGGAGGCTCGGCCGGGCGTGCCGAGGCCCACCgtcccgccgccgccggacTTGAGGCCCAAGCCGCGCGACCTGACCCGCGAGCCCTTCAGAGTCATCCGGCATCGGCGGCCGGGCCCGAGGAGGTAG